In the Natrinema sp. CBA1119 genome, CGAGTCGTGTGACGCCGTGTTGGTTCTCAATCCGGCACCGATTCTCGAGACGATACTCGTCGCGATTCGGAGCGACGTCAATGTCGAATACATCGCCCAACTGCTCGAGACGATTCTCGCGGGAACGGACCTCGAGCTAACGCTCTTTCACGTCGCGTCGGACGAGGACGGTCGGGAGGCAGGCTCGGTATTGCTCGAGACGGCGCGGTCGGAACTGGTGGCCGCGGGCGTCGACGACAGTCGGATCGACGGCACGGTCGTCGTCGACGACTCGCCGACGGCGGCCATCCTCGAGGCCGCAGCCGATCACGACATCCTCGTCGCGGGCGAAAGCCGGCCATCGATCCGTCGCTTCGTCTTTCGGGATCGTGCCGAACGGTTGGCCCGGCGGACGGTCGATCCGGTCCTCGTCATTCGGGGGAGTATCTCGAGTCGGACGACGGCGACGAGCGAACAGTAGACGGCGAGGGCGACGAGTAGGAACGGCCGAACGGTCAGTCACGACGTTCGACCGCATCGTCGCGTTGCTCGAGGCTCCGAACGACGAGTACTGGCCCGACGGATTCCGAAGCGACCCGTTCGGCCTCCTCCCCGAAGATGAGCGACCGGAGCGACGGGGCCCGTTCGCCCATGACGATGGCATCATGGTCGGTCGCGGCATCGATGAGCGCCTCGAACGGCGGCTCGTCGACCGCGAGTTCGGTCTCGACGTCGATGCCGTGTTCGGAGAGGCGTTTGCCGGCCGCCTCGATCGATTCTCGGCCGCCGGCTTCGTCGTCGGTCGCGAGAAAGAGCGTGACCCCGATTTCGCGGTCGCCGACCAGTTCGGCGACGAACGAGCAGATTCGGTCGACGGCGACGTCTCCCGTCACCGTCACGAGGAGCCGATCGACCGGCCCGGTTACGCCCGGGATGGCGTAGGCGTCCGCCGCCGTCTCCGCGGCGACTCGATCGACCGTTTGCTCCCGGTCGTGGGTGAAGACGAGGCGATGGTCGGCGTGTCCTCCGGCCGCCTCGAACTCGGCCACGAGGTCGTCGAGAGCGGCTGTCGCACGGTCCTCGTACTGGAGTCGCGCCTGGTCGGGCGGTGTCTGCTCGGGCAGGACGTGATACCCCAGCACGGTCACGTCCATCGGCCCGAGCAGCGTCGACAGTCCGGACGAGACCGATTCGCCCTCGAGTATCGCAAGCGGGACGAGGACTCGCGTCATTGGAGCACCCCCTTCAGGGTCACGTCGCGGGCGTAGTAGGCGTACCATCCTGCGGTTGCGAGCATGATCCCGAGGCCGATGAGCTGTGATGCGCGTTGCATGAAGCCGATCAGGGCGAAACTGGTGAGCGCACCGAGTATCGGGACGACGGGGTAGCCGGGGACCCGGAAGTCAGGGTCGTACCACTCCGGTTCGTTCCGGCGGAGTACGAGCAACGCCACGCAGATCAGCCCGTACATGACGAGGTGCAAAAACGAGGCGACCTCCGCGAGCAGTTCCACACGGCCGGTCGCGACCAGCACGAGGATCGGCCCGCCGGCCATTCCCAGCGCGACGTGCGGCGTACCGTACCGGAGGTTGATGTGGCTCGCCCGTCGCGGCAACAGGGCGTCCTTCGAGACGGCGTAGATCGCTCGAGAGGTGCTGAGAACCGACGCGTTGGCGCTCGACATCGTCGCGAGCAGCCCGCCGAAGACGATCGCGAACGCGCCAGCTGCGCCCAGATAGTGGCGGCCGACTTCCACCATCGCCGTTTCGCCGAACCCGGCGAGTTGCTCGCTCCCGAAC is a window encoding:
- a CDS encoding universal stress protein; the encoded protein is MTRVLVPLAILEGESVSSGLSTLLGPMDVTVLGYHVLPEQTPPDQARLQYEDRATAALDDLVAEFEAAGGHADHRLVFTHDREQTVDRVAAETAADAYAIPGVTGPVDRLLVTVTGDVAVDRICSFVAELVGDREIGVTLFLATDDEAGGRESIEAAGKRLSEHGIDVETELAVDEPPFEALIDAATDHDAIVMGERAPSLRSLIFGEEAERVASESVGPVLVVRSLEQRDDAVERRD